A region from the Indicator indicator isolate 239-I01 chromosome 4, UM_Iind_1.1, whole genome shotgun sequence genome encodes:
- the TRIP11 gene encoding thyroid receptor-interacting protein 11, protein MASWLGGLGSGLGQSLGQVGGSLSSLTGQISSFTKDILLEGAEEVGDAATELHVSNSRLREVESINAAQKFENERLKKVCSDLEEKHEAAELQIKQLSVEYRNQLQQKEVEISHLKARQNALQEQLQKVQTAAQSAQLGTDVLPPDTASASYVPVVRRSSGFEGDDMDFGDIIWSQQEINRLSNKVSTLESEVDHWKHVALSSKAQRTNDAEQSEICKLQNIVKELKQNLSQEIDEHQHELSVLQDAHRQKLVEISRRHREELSEYEERIEELENQLQQGGVSTDAMDNSKISEQQKSAQSFEGGKLDELQVVKDLEDEIRKLNHKLFSAKEENKTLLKEQELAKAEKIQITQEYENLKSDFSMLQSSVAEQDALLKEQEKKLQSKTSLPEDVVRLQQALLEAENEIARLSSLNQEGLEKELTSAQYKNEEILSASTEDQNSELSQLRQDLQRKEQELSESIAERETLIVELEELDKQNQEANQHMIALKEQLSKQHTETDSIIKQLKLDIDAERKKVSELESKKMETIKELDSQKEKLSQCSYALNDLHISKQQLQDNIKDLQEQLRKAQDCNLHNKKEIGELQQRLKEREEELSVSLSKLTEKSSQESNYICQDVILKEKEVEIEKLQKDISENKQLNDDFEKSLSDLRTENGKLIANIEELKQELSNTISEKNKVYLEKDAVVEALKMEKRQLESELNQTEKRLLEQAQKYKQTIEELSNARSMDTTALQLEHERLVKLNQEKDFKISELKRSIEQMEIDHQETKEMLTTSLGGQKQLTELIKEKEVFIEKLKNQTLQVKKELEGYMEVSVKQDVLKQNLEEKDRSLAVMKEENNHLKEEIERLKDQQSRSTPVVEPKTLDIIIELESEVTQLKVIKNNLEEEIEVHKKTIEDQNQTTAQLQQSLQEQRKEIDESKFQCEQLNVTHERLSLEKDEEIKNLQKTIEQIKTQLHKERQIIQTDSSDLFQDTKVQTLNGENGNEKHDLSKAEIERLVEGIKEREMEIKLLNEKNVSLSQQIDQLSKDEVGKLNRIIQEKEMEIQALNARFSSASYRQDVLCLQQQLQAYVMEREQVLAVLSEKTRENSQLKTEYRNIMDMVAAKEAALVRLQEENQKLSNRSENSSEDMSRETIQNLSRIIREKDIEIDALSQKCQTLLTVLQTSGTGTGSGSGSVNSNQFEELLQERDKLKQQVKKMEEWKQQVITTVQNMQHESAHLQDELHKLQAQFSVESDSNSKLQIDYNGLIESYEQNEEKLKSFSQELAQVQHSIGQLHNTKDLLLSKLDLVTPSVATASAITQRSDIQYTTPEVLSDESKLLQKELKQLKKKLQEKDSTIRTLQENNQRLSDSVATASEIERKTQEGTESEMRQIKEKHDVLQRSLREKDILIKSKSDQLLSVSENLSNKENENELLKQAVTNLKERILILEMDIQKLKEENEKIVARCREKETEFRALQETNMQFSMMLKEKEFESHAMKEKALAFEKLLKEKEQGKTGELNQLLNEVKSMQEKAVTFQQERDRVMVALKQKQMESSALQSEVQHLREKEQRLNQELERLRNHLLEMEDSYTREALAAEDREVKLRKKVLVLEEKLVSSSTAVENASHQATVQVESLQEQLNLVSKQRDETVLQLTISQDQVKQYALSLANLQMVLEQFQQEEKAMYSAELEKHQKQTAEWRKKAESLEEKVVSLQESLGEANAALDAASRLTEQLDIKEEQIEELKKEGEIRREMLEDVQNKLLNLMNSTEGKVDKLLMKNLFVGHFHTPKNKRPEVLRLMGSILGIKKEELDQLLSEEQRGVTRWVTGWLGGGAGSKSVPSTPLRPTQQNIFNSSFSELFVKFLETESRPSLPPPKLTVHDMKPLGAAGTGTPSNSQMQDSAVSGTSRRPDANPFLAPRSAAVPLITPASSSGHLLMKPISDALPSFTPLPVSPDASAGAVLKDLLKQ, encoded by the exons aTGCAGCCACAGAACTCCATGTGTCCAATTCTAGACTGAGAGAAGTAGAAAGTATTAATGCAGCACAAAAATTTGAA AACGAGAGACTGAAAAAAGTTTGTAGTGATTTAGAAGAAAAGCATGAAGCAGCGGAGCTTCAAATAAAGCAGTTGTCTGTAGAGTACCGAAATCAGCTTCAGCAGAAAGAG GTGGAGATCAGCCATCTAAAAGCCAGACAGAATGCTCTACAGGAGCAACTGCAGAAAGTACAGACAGCTGCTCAGTCAGCACAGTTAGGAACTGATGTTTTGCCACCAGATACTGCTTCAGCTTCCTATGTTCCTGTGGTCAGACGTTCATCAGGTTTTGAAGGAGATGACATGGATTTTGGAGATATAATATGGTCACAACAAGAAATAAACAGGTTATCCAATAAAGTTTCTACACTTGAATCTGAAGTTGACCACTGGAAGCATGTTGCACTA tctTCCAAAGCACAAAGGACAAATGATGCTGAACAAAGTGAAATATGCAAACTGCAAAATATTGTTAAG GAGCTCAAACAGAATTTAAGTCAAGAAATAGATGAACATCAACATGAACTTTCAGTACTGCAGGATGCACACAGACAAAAGCTAGTAGAGATTAGTCGTCGACACCGAGAAGAGCTGAGTGAATATGAAGAGCGAATTGAAGAACTTGAGAATCAGTTACAGCAAG gTGGTGTGAGCACTGATGCCATGGATAACTCTAAAATTAGCGAACAACAAAAAAGTGCTCAGAGTTTTGAAGGAGGCAAATTAGATGAGTTGCAGGTTGTAAAGGACCTAGAGGatgaaataagaaaattaaatcacaaATTGTTTTCtgccaaagaagaaaacaaaactctgtTGAAAGAGCAAGAGCtggcaaaggcagaaaaaattCAAATAACTCAAGAGTATGAAAATCTTAAATCCGACTTTAGTATGCTTCAAAGTTCTGTTGCAGAGCAAGATGCTCTCCTGAAAGAACAGGAGAAGAAGCTCCAATCAAAGACATCACTACCGGAAGATGTTGTCAGACTACAGCAAGCACTCTTAG aagcagaaaatgaaatagCAAGACTTTCAAGTTTAAATCAG GAGGGACTTGAGAAGGAATTGACAAGTGCACAATATAAAAATGAGGAGATTCTTTCTGCAAGTACTGAGGATCAGAATTCAGAATTAAGTCAGTTAAGACAAGATTtgcaaagaaaagaacaagaatTAAGTGAAAGTATTGCTGAAAGAGAAACATTGATAGTGGAGTTGGAAGAACTAGACAAGCAGAATCAGGAAGCTAATCAG CATATGATTGCACTGAAAGAGCAGCTGTCAAAACAGCACACAGAAACTGATAGTATCAtcaaacagctgaaacttgACATAGatgctgaaagaaagaaagtatcAGAACTGGAAAGCAAGAAGATGGAAACTATTAAGGAGTTAGATagtcagaaagaaaaactaaGCCAGTGTTCATATGCCCTTAATGATTTGCATATAAGTAAGCAGCAACTTCAAGATAATATTAAAGATCTTCAGGAACAATTAAGGAAAGCCCAGGACTGTAATTTgcataataaaaaagaaattggagAATTACAGCAGAGactaaaagaaagagaagaggaactTTCTGTATCCTTGAGCAAGCTAACAGAGAAAAGTAGTCAGGAATCTAACTACATTTGCCAAGATGtgattctgaaagaaaaagaagtagaaaTTGAAAAACTACAGAAGGacatttcagaaaataaacaacTAAATGATGACTTTGAGAAATCTCTGTCTGATCTCAGAACAGAAAATGGAAAGCTGATTGCAAACATTGAAGAACTAAAACAGGAGTTAAGTAATACCATTTctgagaaaaataaagtttaCTTGGAAAAAGATGCTGTTGTGGAGgctttgaaaatggaaaaaagacaGTTAGAGAGCGAATTGAACCAGACAGAAAAGAGGCTTTTGGAACAAGCACAAAAGTATAAGCAAACTATTGAGGAATTATCAAATGCACGTAGTATGGACACCACTGCATTGCAGCTTGAACATGAGCGCCTGGTTAAACTCAATCAAGAGAAAGACTTTAAGATTTCTGAACTTAAAAGAAGCATTGAGCAGATGGAAATTGACCATCAAGAAACAAAAGAGATGTTGACTACTAGCTTAGGAGGACAAAAGCAGTTGACAGAACTCATAAAGGAAAAGGAGGTATTTATTGAAAAATTGAAAAATCAAACTTTACAGGTAAAGAAGGAACTCGAGGGATATATGGAAGTTTCAGTAAAGCAAGATGTCTTAAAACAAAACTTGGAGGAAAAAGACAGAAGTCTTGCAGTCatgaaggaggaaaacaaccatttgaaagaagaaattgaACGCCTTAAGGATCAGCAAAGTAGATCTACACCTGTGGTTGAGCCTAAAACTCTAGATATCATTATTGAACTTGAAAGTGAGGTAACACAGCTAAAAGTGATAAAGAATAATCTTGAAGAAGAAATAGAAGTTCACAAAAAAACAATAGAAGATCAAAATCAAACAACAGCACAACTTCAGCAGTCTTTGCAGgaacaaaggaaggaaatagaTGAGTCTAAATTTCAGTGTGAGCAACTGAATGTCACACATGAAAGACTTTCTTTGGAGAAAgatgaggaaataaaaaatttgCAGAAAACAATTGAACAGATTAAAACTCAATTGCACAAAGAGAGACAGATTATTCAGACTGATTCTTCTGATCTCTTTCAGGATACCAAAGTTCAGACACTTAATggagaaaatggaaatgaaaaacatGATTTATCTAAAGCTGAAATTGAGAGACTGGTAGAAGGCATCAAAGAAAGGGAGATGGAGATTAAGCTTCTAAATGAAAAGAATGTTTCTCTAAGTCAGCAAATTGATCAGTTGTCTAAGGATGAAGTTGGCAAACTTAATCGGATCATtcaagagaaggaaatggaaatacAAGCTCTCAATGCTAGATTTTCCTCAGCTTCCTATAGGCAGGATGTTCTTTGTCTTCAGCAGCAGTTGCAAGCTTACGTTATGGAAAGAGAACAAGTACTAGCAGTTCTAAGTgaaaagacaagagaaaacagtCAGTTAAAAACAGAGTATCGTAATATCATGGATATGGTTGCTGCTAAAGAAGCAGCCTTGGTAAGGTTGCAAGAGGAGAATCAAAAGTTATCTAATAGATCTGAAAACAGCAGTGAGGACATGTCTAGAGAAACTATTCAGAATTTATCTCGTATCATTCGAGAAAAGGATATTGAAATAGATGCTCTAAGTCAAAAATGCCAAACTTTATTGACTGTCTTGCAGACATCAGGTACAGGGACTGGCAGTGGCTCAGGAAGTGTTAACAGTAACCAGTTTGAGGAACTTCTGCAAGAACGCGATAAGCTAAAACAGCAAgtaaagaaaatggaagagtGGAAGCAGCAAGTCATAACCACGGTTCAGAACATGCAGCACGAGTCAGCTCACCTCCAAGATGAGCTGCACAAGCTTCAAGCACAGTTTTCAGTTGAAAGTGACAGTAATTCCAAGTTGCAAATAGATTATAATGGCTTGATTGAGAGTTATGAACagaatgaggaaaagctgaaaagTTTCAGTCAGGAATTGGCACAAGTTCAGCACAGCATAGGACAGCTTCATAACACCAAGGATCTTCTCCTGAGTAAACTTGATTTGGTAACACCATCTGTGGCAACAGCTTCCGCCATTACACAGCGTTCAGACATTCAATACACTACTCCTGAAGTACTCAGTGATGAGTCTAAACTGCTTCAAAAGGAGTtgaaacagctgaaaaaaaagttgcaaGAAAAAGATTCAACTATCAGGACTCTTCAGGAAAACAATCAACGGTTATCTGATTCTGTGGCTACAGCATCAGAGATTGAAAGAAAGACACAAGAAGGGACTGAATCAGAGATGAGGCAAATCAAAGAAAAACATGATGTCTTACAGAGGTCTCTTAGGGAAAAAGACATATTAATCAAATCTAAAAGTGATCAGTTACTGTCTGTGAGTGAAAATCTTAgcaacaaagaaaatgaaaatgagctGTTGAAGCAAGCTGTGACTAATCTTAAAGAAAGAATTTTGATTTTAGAAATGGATATTCaaaaactgaaagaagaaaatgaaaaaatagtTGCAAGATgtagggaaaaagaaacagaattccGAGCACTTCAGGAGACTAATATGCAGTTTTCAATGATGctgaaagagaaagagtttGAGTCTCATGCAATGAAGGAAAAAGCTCTTGCATTTGAGAAgttgttaaaagaaaaagaacag GGCAAGACAGGAGAATTGAATCAGCTGTTAAATGAAGTTAAATCCATGCAGGAAAAGGCTGTTACTTTTCAGCAAGAGAGAGACCGAGTCATGGTAGCActcaaacaaaagcaaatggagagcagtgctctgcagagtgAG GTACAGCATTTGCGTGAGAAAGAGCAGCGCCTGAATCAAGAGCTGGAGAGGCTACGTAATCACCTTTTAGAAATGGAAGACTCCTACACACGAGAAGCTTTAGctgcagaagacagagaggTCAAGCTAAGAAAGAAAGTTTTGGTTTTGGAAGAAAAACTTGTGTCTTCATCTACTGCAGTGGAGAATGCCAG tcATCAAGCTACTGTGCAAGTTGAATCTTTGCAAGAACAACTAAACCTGGTTTCCAAGCAGAGAGATGAAACAGTGCTACAGCTCACCATCTCACAGGACCAAGTGAAGCAGTATGCATTGTCACTGGCCAACCTGCAGATGGTACTAGAGCAATTCCAACAGG AAGAAAAAGCTATGTattcagcagagctggagaagcatCAAAAACAGACTGCAGAATggaggaaaaaagcagaaagcttAGAAGAAAAAGTTGTGTCACTGCAG GAAAGTTTAGGAGAGGCAAATGCTGCACTGGATGCAGCATCAAGGCTTACTGAGCAGCTTGACATCAAAGAGGAGCAGATTGAAGAGCTTAAGAAAGAAG GTGAGATCAGAAGAGAAATGTTGGAAGATGTGCAAAATAAACTATTGAATCTTAtgaacagcacagaaggaaaagtgGACAA GCTCCTGATGAAAAATCTCTTTGTTGGACATTTTCATACTCCAAAAAACAAGCGTCCCGAAGTGTTGAGGTTAATGGGGAGTATCTTgggaataaaaaaggaagaacttGATCAG CTATTATCTGAAGAACAAAGAGGAGTTACAAGATGGGTTACTGGCTGGCTTGGTGGAGGAGCTGGGTCAAAGAGTGTCCCTAGTACCCCTTTGAGGCCAActcaacaaaatatttttaatagt TCTTTTTCAGAATTGTTTGTGAAATTCCTTGAAACAGAATCTCGCCCAAGCCTTCCTCCACCTAAGCTCACTGTTCATGATATGAAACCTTTAGGAGCAGCAGGAACTGGTACTCCATCCAACAGCCAAATGCAAG aTTCTGCAGTTTCAGGTACAAGCAGAAGACCAGATGCAAATCCATTTTTAGCACCTCGATCTGCAGCGGTACCTCTCATAACACCTGCTAGTAGTTCTGGACATCTGCTTATGAAACCTATTTCTGATGCGTTGCCTAGTTTTACACCACTGCCAGTGTCCCCTGATGCCAGTGCTGGAGCTGTACTGAAAGACCTCCTAAAACAATAG